From the genome of Nasonia vitripennis strain AsymCx chromosome 1, Nvit_psr_1.1, whole genome shotgun sequence, one region includes:
- the LOC100678172 gene encoding box A-binding factor has product MFDVPGKFYELCRLCLSADGVKLSIFEEEGTQRNFADKILTCLSIAVKDGDSLPPIICHRCVYKLDVLHNFREVSRKSDVILKQYLDYAKQFSHENLEKSLSTAKSPSELSSLQSFIQLNKTLFNDEANGSPVSSVTTPPQQARSHQTTQPPPVQSHVQRIVQEEPSLEQDDSCSNDSDPDRLEIEESGGEDAEENGYDMSTNKRSKVEGSAGDSLDGLMKQENRGSSSSSSPPAGNPNAASPINRMDTPESNCSDTQVDQETTKLWQALASNRNLEITRTNGDKPSNNGFAGEATNLLRSLINNRQLSGGIGSVEAAAAAAAMAAAAAPRIRFYRDTQGAPTLVTPADCHPAAAAVLGNRTNIAARLDTKSVSMDSNPSSPASGGGRKETKGRRKQSYPSKAPTSPIEYQHHDSMLEEQAHDFTAWSHKIKGKLQQDQKPVAMDQSIVVGGNGGNSGAKKVDMSCTNCGTMTTTIWRRNMKGEMVCNACGLYYKLHGVNRPVAMRRDTIHTRRRRPKGEKPTRHRKKGDAALAAQQQQQQQQQPEAMDAESADMLAALRRQIQPHLMMAALTTPPQAARGGGVPPGVHASPLGNSPLNFTIPLSTFMMHHVKQENNADDIDDEGDEENVSDVPLNLVSTSLAEEAH; this is encoded by the exons GTAAAAGATGGTGACTCGCTGCCGCCCATCATCTGCCACAGGTGCGTCTACAAGCTCGACGTGCTGCACAACTTCCGGGAGGTCTCCCGCAAGTCGGACGTCATACTCAAACAGTACCTGGACTACGCCAAGCAATTCTCCCACGAGAACCTG GAAAAGTCACTCAGCACTGCCAAGTCGCCGAGCGAGCTGAGCTCGCTGCAGTCCTTCATCCAGCTGAACAAGACCCTCTTCAACGACGAGGCCAACGGCAGCCCGGTGAGCAGCGTCACGACCCCGCCGCAGCAGGCCCGCAGCCACCAGACGACGCAGCCCCCGCCGGTCCAGTCGCACGTCCAGCGGATCGTCCAGGAGGAGCCGAGCCTCGAGCAGGACGACAGCTGCTCCAACGACTCCGACCCGGACAGGCTCGAGATCGAGGAGAGCGGCGGCGAGGACGCCGAGGAGAACGGCTACGACATGAGCACCAACAAGAGGAGCAAGGTCGAGGGCAGCGCCGGCGACAGCCTCGACGGCCTCATGAAGCAGGAGAACCGggggagcagcagcagcagcagcccgccGGCCGGCAACCCCAACGCCGCCAGCCCCATCAACAGAATGGACACGCCGGAGAGCAACTGCTCCGACACCCAGGTCGACCAGGAGACCACCAAGCTCTGGCAAGCGCTCGCGAG CAACCGCAACCTGGAGATCACGCGGACAAACGGCGACAAGCCGAGCAACAACGGCTTCGCCGGCGAGGCGACGAACCTGCTGCGCTCGCTCATCAACAACCGGCAGCTCTCGGGCGGCATCGGCTCGGTCGAGGCTGCGGCCGCGGCCGCGGCGATGGCGGCCGCGGCGGCCCCTCGGATCCGCTTCTACCGGGATACCCAGGGCGCGCCGACCCTCGTCACCCCGGCCGACTGCCATCCAGCGGCCGCTGCCGTCCTCGGCAACCGTACCAACATCGCTGCCAGGCTCGACACCAAG AGCGTCTCCATGGACAGCAACCCGTCGAGCCCGGCGAGCGGAGGAGGCCGGAAGGAAACCAAAGGTCGCAGGAAGCAGAGTTACCCGAGCAAGGCGCCAACCAGTCCCATCGAGTACCAGCACCACGACTCGATGCTCGAGGAGCAGGCGCACGACTTCACGGCCTGGTCGCACAAGATCAAGGGCAAG CTGCAGCAGGATCAGAAGCCGGTTGCGATGGACCAGAGCATCGTGGTCGGTGGCAACGGCGGAAACAGCGGGGCCAAGAAGGTCGACATGTCCTGCACAAACTGCGGCACCATGACCACGACCATTTGGAGGCGAAACATGAAGGGCGAGATGGTCTGCAACGCCTGTGGCCTCTACTACAAGCTGCACGGTGTCAACCGACCGGTCGCCATGAGACGCGACACGATACACACGCGAAGGCGTAGGCCCAAGGGCGAGAAGCCCACTAGGCATCGAA AAAAAGGCGACGCCGCACTAGcagcccagcagcagcaacagcagcagcaacaacccGAAGCCATGGACGCGGAGAGCGCGGACATGCTAGCGGCGCTGCGCCGGCAAATTCAGCCGCACCTGATGATGGCCGCCCTGACGACGCCGCCGCAAGCGGCACGAGGAGGCGGCGTGCCTCCGGGAGTCCACGCTAGTCCGCTCGGCAACTCGCCTCTCAACTTCACCATTCCCCTCAGCACTTTTATGATGCAC CACGTAAAACAAGAGAACAATGCCGACGACATAGACGACGAGGGTGACGAGGAGAACGTTTCGGACGTGCCGCTGAACCTCGTCTCCACCTCCCTTGCCGAGGAGGCACACTGA